In a single window of the Arachis hypogaea cultivar Tifrunner chromosome 6, arahy.Tifrunner.gnm2.J5K5, whole genome shotgun sequence genome:
- the LOC112805553 gene encoding uncharacterized protein, whose protein sequence is MGVTSFHHSILEVRLPKHFDKPTNMRYDGTQDPQEHLMAFEARMNLEGVCNEVRCHAFPVILAGPAIRWFSALPQGSVTTFVDITHAFLAQFTTRIAKAKHPINLLGVTQRSGESTRKYLDRFNDERLEIDGLTDSVASLCLTNGLLNEDFRKYLTTKPMWTMQEIENVATEYINNEVVSQVVAANKRQPTYNHTRLAENRERPREHSKDGAPAKTFKPFPWVGKFTNYTPLTAPIVEVYQQITDKGIFSKPLQLKDRTGGNKNLYCDYHKGYGHRTQDYFELKDALEQEIQEGKLSEFSHLIREPRRRDRDRTGNNKSRAVRQRQESKEDNKCGLTIVNVVVGKDVAPRSKLACRKDGKVLVVSSYNPMTSPGDFGQWHLVQKTNGLTSCQRTLLW, encoded by the coding sequence ATGGGGGTAACCTCCTTCCATCATTCTATCCTCGAGGTCCGGCTACCAAAGCACTTCGATAAGCCAACGAACATGAGGTATGATGGGACCCAAGACCCTCAAGAGCATCTGATGGctttcgaggccaggatgaatctAGAAGGGGTATGCAATGAAGTGAGATGTCATGCATTCCCCGTTATCTTGGCGGGCCCGGCAATACGTTGGTTCAGTGCCCTCCCCCAAGGCTCCGTTACGACCTTCGTAGACATCACCCACGCTTTCCTAGCTCAGTTTACCACACGTATTGCTAAAGCGAAGCACCCGATCAACTTGCTCGGGGTGACACAAAGAAGCGGCGAATCAACCAGGAAGTACCTGGATAGGTTCAATGATGAGCGCTTGGAGATTGACGGCTtaaccgactcggtggccagTTTGTGCTTAACGAACGGGTTGCTGAATGAGGATTTCAGGAAATACCTTACCACAAAGCCCATGTGGACAATGCAAGAAATCGAAAATGTTGCTACGGAATATATCAACAATGAAGTGGTTAGCCAGGTTGTGGCAGCCAACAAACGACAACCCACCTATAACCATACTCGTCTGGCCGAAAACAGAGAAAGGCCAAGGGAACACTCTAAGGATGGAGCTCCAGCTAAAACCTTCAAGCCGTTCCCTTGGGTAGGGAAGTTTACCAACTACACCCCCTTGACAGCCCCAATCGTTGAAGTCTATCAACAGATTACCGACAAAGGCATCTTTTCGAAGCCCCTACAACTCAAGGATAGGACAGGAGGGAACAAAAACCTCTATTGCGACTACCACAAGGGCTACGGCCACAGGACCCAAGACTATTTCGAACTAAAAGATGCTCTGGAGCAGGAAATCCAGGAAGGTAAGTTGTCAGAATTCTCCCACCTCATCAGAGAGCCCAGAAGGCGAGATCGCGATAGAACTGGCAATAACAAGAGCCGCGCCGTGAGACAGAGACAAGAATCCAAGGAGGACAATAAATGTGGCCTCACCATCGTGAACGTTGTGGTTGGGAAAGACGTGGCTCCTAGGTCGAAATTGGCATGCAGAAAGGACGGCAAAGTCTTAGTAGTGTCATCATATAACCCCATGACTTCCCCAGGAGATTTCGGTCAATGGCATTTGGTCCAGAAGACCAATGGTTTGACGAGTTGCCAGAGAACCCTCCTTTGGTGA